In Caulobacter segnis ATCC 21756, the sequence ACCCAACTACCCTCGCTGCAAGGGTCCAGCGGCGCGACGACCGGCACCTTCAGCACGTCGAGCGGGCAGCAGGGTCTGTCTTCGTTCTCGCTGCGGGGCCTTGGCACGATCCGCACCCTGACGCTGCTGGATGGCCAGCGAGTGGTGCCGGCGAACGTCACCGGCGTTCCCGATATCAGCCTGTTCCCCCAGCTCCTGGTCGAGCGGGTCGACGTCGTCACCGGCGGCGCCTCGGCCTCGTACGGCTCGGACGCTGTCGGCGGCGTGGTGAACTTCATCACCAACAAGAAGTTCGTGGGCCTCAAGGCCAACGTCATGACCGGCGTCACGACCTATGGCGACAACCACCAATGGTTGGCCCAGGTCGCCGCCGGCAAGAACTTCATGGATGACCGTCTGCACGTGCAGGTCAGCGGCGAGTACGACTGGGAAGAGGGCGTCCCGGCGGGCGGCTTCGGCGAGGACGCGCCGGGTAGCCGTGACTGGTACACGACCGCCACGCTCGTCAATCGTGGGATCACCAACGACGGTTCGCCCCAGTATCTCTATCGCGAGCACGCCCAGGCCTATCAGTACACCAAGTACGGCCTGATCAGCTCGGGCCCGCTGCAAGGCACGGCTTTCGACATCAGCGGCAATCCGTTCCAGTTCCAGTACGGCGGCGGCGGCGTGCCGTCCAAGGCCGCTAACGGCGCGGTCAGCGGCTGCTATACGAACGGCGGTTTCTGCGTCGGCGGCGATCTGTCCGGCAATGTTGGCGTCGGCACTTCGCTGCAGTCGCGTATCAAGCGCCTGAATACCTACACCCGCGTGGGCTTCGATCTCGACGCCAACAACGAGATCTACGCCACCTTCAACGCCGCTCGCGTGGAGAGCAGCAATCAGCCCAACCCGGGCGCGGCGACAACCGGCCTGACGATGTCGTGCTCGAACCCGTATCTACCGGCTTCGGTGGTCGCGGCCTGCGCCGCGAATGGCATCACGACCTTCACCTTCGGCACGAGCAATGCGCTGCTGCCGCGGAACATCTCGGTCCACCCGACGCGGACCCAATATCGTGGCGTGATCGGCGCCGATGGCAAGTTCAGCGCTCTGGGCACGGAATGGCGCTACGACGCCTATTTCGAGCACGGCGAGAACACGACGAACATCCACGTCAACGACATCCTGCTGACGCCGCGCTATCGGGCCGCGGTTCAGGCGACGCTTGTCAATGGTCAGATCGTCTGCGCCGACCCGGTCGCCCGCGCCAACGGCTGCGTGCCCATCAACATCTTCGGCGGGCAGCGTCCGAGCGACGCCGCCCTGGCCTATATCACCCCCAAGAACGGCCCCTATCAGCACTCCGTGCAGAAGCAGGACGTCGCCAGCATCAACTTCAGCGGCGAGCCCTTTGCGTTGCCGGCCGGGCCGGTCTCGCTGGCGTTCGGCGGCGAGTGGCGCAAGGAGCAGTACCACGTCCAAGGCGACCCCTACGGCGACGGCAACACGGACTCTCCGAACACCGCCGACTATCCGGCCGATCCGATCCTGAATGCCGCGGGCGCCAACTGGTTCGCCGGCAACTACCACTCGGGCGCGGGCAAGTATTCGGTGAAGGAAGCCTATGCCGAAGTGAACCTGCCGCTGGTCAATTCCGATGCGGTGGGCAGGGCCAACCTCAACATGGCCGGTCGCTGGACCGACTACAGCACCTCCGGCACGGTCTACACGTGGAAGATTGGCGCGACCTGGGACACGCCGATCGACGGCGTCCGCCTGCGGGCCGTCACCTCGCGTGACGTCCGCGCGCCGAACCTGTCGGAGCTGTTCGCCGCGCCGGTGACCACAACGTTGCCGAACTTCACCATTCCGTCGAACGGCAAGCCTCCGGCTGGTCAGCCGTCCAGTGGTTCGCTGACCGTGCTGCAGAATGTCGTGGGCAACCCGGACCTGAAGCCGGAAATCGCCAAGAACGTCACCATCGGCGCGGTGCTCTCGAACCCGCAATGGCTGCCGGGCTTCAGCGTCTCGGTCGACTGGTACAACATCGTCCTCAACGGCGGCATCTCCAGCCTGGGCGCTCAGCAGATCGTCAACTTCTGCTATGCGGGCCTCACCCAGTTCTGCGGCGCCTTCAACCTCAATCCGCCGTCGGCCTTCGTCAATTCGCAGACGTTCAATCTGGCGTCTATCAAGACCAGCGGCTTTGATATCGAGAGCAGCTACCGCTTTGAGCTGCCCAGCGTTCCGGGCCGCTTCACGATCCGCGGCCTGGCCACCAACGTCCACAAGTTCGTGACCAACCCCGGCATTCCCGGCGCGGTCGCTGTCGACTCGGCCGGCCAGAACTCGGGCGCGACGCCGGACTGGAAGGTCCTGGCCGTTCAGTCGTGGGATAACGACCGCTTCGCCATCAGCGTTCAGGAGCGCTGGTTCAGCGACGGCCGGTTCGGCGGCACCACGACCGAGTACGTCGAGTGCAAGCCCGGCAGCTGCCCCGTCTCGACCGGCAGCCGGCCGACCATCGACTACAACCACATGAGCGGCGCGACCTATGTCGACGTCAGCGCCTCGTACAAGTTCGGCAACGGCCTGCAGCTCTACGGCAAGGTCGACAACCTGCTGGACCGCGATCCGACCCCGTCGCCGCAGACCAACACGGGCCTCGATGCGAACCCGGCGCTCTACGATCTGCTGGGCCGCTTCTACCACTTGGGTCTCCGCTACAGCTTCTAGGCCTTTCGCAGCCGCTGTTTACCTCCCCCCTGGGCGGCGCCGCCCGGGTCTTGTGTCCGCCTTCGGCGGAAGCAGGACCCGGGCGTTTTCTTTTGATCGCGACATTGGCGACGAAGGCAACGGGCGCCCCCGCGCCCGAAGCGCGAGGGGCGTGCAGGCCATCCAAGTCCGATGAACCGTTTATGGCTGCGCTTCGTTGTAGAGCCGGCCGAGAGGTTCGGCCGACTAGGGGGCGGTTGCGTGACGCTGCAGCAGGGACTTTCATTCGGCTTGATCGGGGCGACGGTGCTCTGCTTTCTGTGGGGGCGTTGGCGCTACGATCTGATCGCGCTGGGCGCCCTGGCGGTGGGCGTGGTGACCGGCCTGATCCCGGTGAAATCGGCCTTCGACGGCTTTTCCAACGACATCGTCGTGATCATCGCCAGCGCGCTGGTGCTCAGCGCGGCCGTTTCCCGTTCCGGGCTTGTCGATCGTTTGATGGCGCCGCTGCTTCCGCGTCTTGTCAGTGAGCGCAGCCAGGTTCCGGTGCTCGTCACGGTGACCACGCTGTTGTCGATGATGACCAAGAACGTCGGCGCTTTGGCCTTGATGATGCCGTCGGCTTTGCAGATCGCCAAGCGGACGGGCGTCTCGCCGGGGCGTCTCCTGATGCCGATGTCGTTTGGATCGCTGGTCGGCGGCTTGGCGGTGCTGGTGGGCACGTCGCCGAACATCATCGTCTCGGAAGTCCGGGGGCGCGCGCTGGGCGAGCCCTTCCGCATGTTCGACTTCATGCCGGTGGGGGGGAGCCTCGCCGTGCTCACGATTATCTATTTGGCCGTGGCCTACCGCTTGCTGCCCAAGCACAGAACGGCGGCGATTGACGTGGATGCGGCCTTGGCCGCGAACGCCTATGTCACGGAGGTAGAAGCGCCGGAAGGTTGGCGTTTCGCAAGCGGAAGGGTCGCCGATCTTCGCGCCGCCGCCGAAGGGGCCGTGAGCGTGGTGGCGATCCTGCGGGGTCGCAAGCGGATGGCCTCGCCCCACGCCAACCGCCGCATCCTGCCGGGAGACCAGCTTTTGCTGGAGGGCGAGCAGCAGGCGCTCAACGAACTGATCGTCAAGGCGGGTCTCAAATTGACCGACGCCGACCGGCCCGTCGTCATGAACGAGCCCACCGAAGAGGTCCGGGTCGTCGAGGCCGTTATCGGCGCGGAATCCGACCTGATCGGCCATACGGCGCGCAGTCTGAAGCTGAACGAAGCTCACGGCGTCAATCTGCTGGGCGTCAGCCGCAGCGGCTATCGGATGGCCGGACGACTGGCCACGGTGCGCCTGAAGGCCGGAGATATCCTGGTCCTGCAGGGGGCGGAGCAACAGCTGCCGCTGGCCCTATCCGCCTTGGGATGTCTGCCGCTGGCGGAACGCGAAGTGCGCCTGGGCGGCGCTCGTCATATCTTGCTGCCGACGGGTATCCTGATCGTGGCCATGCTCCTGGTCGCGTTTGGCGTTCTGCCGGCGGCGGTTGGCTTCTTCGGCGCGGCGGTGCTCGTGATCGCGACCGGCGCCTTGCGTATGCGTGAAGCTTACGCCGCGCTCGAAGGGCCGGTGCTCGTGCTTGTCGCGGCCATGATCCCGGTCAGTGACACGGTCCAGTCCACCGGCGGCGCCGATCTGATCGCGGGCTGGCTGTCGGGCGCGTTTCATGGTCTTCCGCCACTGGTGACCCTGACCGCGATGATGGCCGTGGCGATGGCGGCGACGCCGTTCCTCAACAACGCCGCCACGGTGCTGATCGTCGCGCCGATCGGGATGGGATTGGCCGAGCGCCTAGGGCTCAGTCCGGACCCCTTCCTGATGGCGGTGGCGGTCGGCGCGGGCTGCGATTTCCTCACGCCGATCGGGCACCAGTGCAACACCCTCGTCCTGGCGCCGGGCGGCTACAGGTTCGGCGACTACGCCCGCCTTGGCGCACCGCTGACCGTGATGATCCTGGTGGTGGCGCCAGCGCTCATCGCATTCTTCTGGCCGTTCGTGCGCTGACTAAAGCCAGGAATAGATCGCGCGAGGAATGTAGAAACCGCGCTTGTTCAGGATCGCGCCGGTGACGTCGCCGGCGGCGCCTTCGATGCGCTCGATCATGTTCCGCGCCACCGCCGCGCGGGTCGCCTCGGCCTCGATCACGACGAGGTTCATGTCGACGAGCGGCGCGAAGATCAGGCTCGCCGAGGACCGCTCCAGCGCCGGGCAGTCGACCAGCACCACGTCGTAGTTTCGGCGCGCCTCGCGGAAGAAGGTCTCCCACTCGGTTTCGCTCAGCGCGTGCGAGCCCGCGCCCATCGGCAGGGTGATATGGAGGCTCGTGCCTTTCACGCCGATACGGTCGGCCGAGACGCGCGAGAGCTTGGCGCCGCTCTCCGCGAAGGCCTGGATGGCGGAGTCCTCCACCGTCGGTTCGATGTCGACGAACAGCACGCGCTTGGCGTTGGCCGTGGCCGCCATCATGGCCAGGTCCATCAGGAGGCTCGAGACGCCTTCGCCACCATTGGCGGCGACCAATTGCATGACGCGACCTGGACCGGGCGCGACGCTTGTGAGGAGCCGTAGCAGCAGCTTGGCGTCGTCATAGCCCAGGAACGACGCGCGACTGACGGAGCCAGGCTGTCCGCGCCGTCGAGCGGCGACCTTGTCGTCGGCTGACACGGTCAGGACGACCGGGACGTCAAGCTTCTGCTCCACATCCCGGGGCGTGATCATCACGTCCGAGAAGGCGGACGAGATGACGATCACCGCGACCGCCGTGGCCACGCCGAGGGCCAGGCCGGCCAGGAGCAGAACCATGCGCCCGCTCGACCCCTTCACGGGCGGATCGGCGGCCTGGACGATGCGGACATTCGCCTTCGCCTTGGACAGAGTGTTCGCCAAGCCCGTGTCCTGGGCCCGTTTGGCCAGTTCGCCAAAGCCGTCCTCGAGCATGCTCCGCTGGCGCATTAGCTCGCGATACTCCGGCCCGATCTGGACCAACTCGGCGAGGCGGGTCGTGACGGCCTGGAGATCGCGGGCGGCCTGTCCGCGCGCGAGACGCAGACCCGTCAGGTCTCCGACGCTGTCGGCCAGCTCCGTATCGAGCTGCTGATGGACCGGATTGACGCCGCGTCGCACCGCTACGACCTGCTGTTGCGGCGCGGCGCGGATCTGCGCCTGCACCTCGGCGATCTTCCGGTCGAGATCGACGATCAGCGGATAACCTTCGACGTAACGCGCCGCGGCTTGGCGGCGCTGGTTCTGCAGGTCGAGCAGCGTGCGGGTTAGGTCGTCCAGTTGCTGCGAGCGGCCCTTGTCGTTGGAGATCTCCACCTCGGGCGGCGCTGACTTGAGCCACTTGGACAGAACCGACACGCGGCCGCTTCGGGCCGCGAGCTGCTGGTCCAGAACCTGGATCTGGCTGGCGAGCGAGGCCTGTTGCGTCTGCACCGTCGTCAGTTCGGTCGGATAGTCTCCGAAGCCGTGATCGACGGAGAAGCGCAGCAGCTTCTCCTCGACCTGCTCCAGGCGCTTGTTCAGCTGGTCACGCTGGGCGTTCACCAAGGACGGATCGGCTTGTTCGAAGATCAGCCGCCGGCGCTCGATATAGAGTTTCACCAAGGTGTTGAGCAGGTCGGCGGCCACCTGCGGATCTGCGCTTTGGAGGCTGATCTCGATGACGTTCGACTGCGGGATATTGACGATGTCGAGGTCTTTGGACAGCTGATCGGCCGCCTTGTCCAAGCCCTTGGGCTCGTTGGCCAAGGAGGGATAGGCGCGGGCCAGGCCGATCTTGCGGATCGCCTGGATCCGCAATTCCTTGGCCGACAGGATTTGAATCTCGGCCTGCACGATCTGGGCGCGGTCAAAGCTGAGGCCCTGGGCCCCGCCGCTCAGATCGCTGCGGAAGACGTAGTCGTCGCCGAGCAGGATCAGCAGGCGTGACTGAGCCGTGTAGATCGGATGGGCCATGAAGATGGCGATCACGGCCAACGCGACCGGGATCAAGAAGCCAAGCAGGGCCTCGACCCGATAGTAGAACACGGGCGTGAGCAATTCGCGCACCGTCAGGGGCGAGCGAATGCGTCCTTGCCCCCCTCGGGCGTACGCGCCTTGCTCTATCGCCGCGGTGTTCATTGTTGCGGAGGGCTTCAACTCTGCGACCGCGTAAGCGCGCCGTTAGTTTGGTCGATAACGGCGCAGGACTTAATAAACACTGACATGATCGCGCGGGAGACGGATCATCCGGCCGAAAACGACCCGTTTTGAGCAAAATCGTTGTTATGCAAGAGCTTCCAATACATGCGGCGCCGCCATTTGCCGCAAGCTCTGAGGAGGGCGGCAACCAAATCCTAACGCCCTTCCGCCACTTACGTTTACCAAGGCCGCGCCGTTGCGCGACTAAGGAGGTTGGTTTGTCCGCCTGGCTGCGTGTCTTCTCGCTTTCCGTCGCCTTGGCGGCCGCCGGCTGCGCCGCGACGCCCGCGCCGAACCAGCGTGACATGGCGGGCGGCGGGGGGGCGACTTTCGCCTCCTGGACCAGCGAGGACTATCGCTATCGCATCGGCCCGGGCGACGAGCTTTCCGTCCGGTTCGTTATCAATCCGGATCTCAATGCGACCGTGGTCGTCGGGCCTGACGGTCGCGGCGTCTTTCCCCTGATCAGCGCTCAAGACGTCGCCGGACTGACAGCCGAAGAGGCCAACGCCCTGCTGAGCCGCGCTTACGCGACCGTGCTGCGCGCGCCCCAGGTCGAGACGTTGGTGGCCGGCTACGGCGCCTCTCAGATCTATGTGGGCGGCGAGGTGCGCGATGCGGGCGTCAAGACGATCAAGGGACGCCTGACGGTGGCCCAGGCCGTCATGTCAGCCGGTGGTTTCCAAGAGACCGCGCGCACGGGGCGCGTGGTGGTCATCCGGCAGCGGCCGGGCGACCCTCGGCTGCTGATGCGGACCATCGACGTTCGCGACAATCTGAACGGCAGAGGCGGGGACGACTTCGCCGTCCTGCCGGGCGACCTGATTTTCGTGCCGCGCAGCGCGATCACCGAGGTCAATCGTTTCGTGCGTCAGTACGTGACCGGCGTCTTGCCGTTCAATTTCAACTACAGCATCAACCGCGGTACCCGCTACTAGCCTGACGGCGCGCCGAGGAGACGGATGTCCCGCTATCTGATCTCCGCTGTGGAGCAGGCCCTTTGGTCTTTGCTCAATTTCGGCGTCAATCTGCTGTTGATCCGCTTCGTCGCGCCCGACCAGTACGGCGCGTTCGTGTTCTGGGCGTCCTGCGGCTTCGTGCTGTCCAGTCTGCAGAACGCCCTGACCGTATGCCATCTGCAGGCGTTGGCGCCGGGCGGGGGGCTGGATCCCAAGCGGTTGCCCGTCGAGCGTCTGATGCACGGCGTCAACGCCATCTTTCTCCTGGTCGCGGCCTTGGCGTGCTTGGTCGGCGCCGTGGCGTGGCGGAGCGTCGACAGTCCATACGGCGCGCTGGCGGCCACCTTGTTCGTGCCAGCCTTTCTGTTGCAGCAATATCTGCGGGCGTTGGCGTTCTCGCGTGGACGTGCGGACGTGGCGACGGGGCAGACCGCTGGAGTCTTCGCCCTTGTGGCGCTCCTGCTGGGCGAAGCTCTGCTTCGGGGCGGAAAGCTCGACGCCGACGGCGTCCTCTGGCGCTTGGGCGTCGCCTACGGCTTGACCGGCGCCCTTGGCGCGGTCTGGGCCTTGCGGGGGCAGGGCGGCCGACTTCGCCGCTACGAGCTCAAGGCCTATGGCGACTATGTTCGGCAGTCCGGCTGGGTGTTCCTGGGGGTCTCGAGCACCGAACTTCTGACCCGGTTCTACGTGTTCGTCGTGGCGGGCTGGTTCGGCGCGGCGGCTCTGGCGGCCTTGTCGGCGACCCAGCAGCTGTTGCGGCCCGTCCCGCTGCTGGCGATGTCCTGGAGCATGGTGGCCCGCAACGATCTGGCTCGCCGCCGAGATCATGAGGCGTGGAGCGACTTCGTCCGGATCCTGGCGGTGGCGATGGGCGGCGGGCTGGTGGTCGCCGCGGCGTGGACCCTGATCCTGCACCTGGCCTGGCCGGCGATCGCCACGCACCTGTTCGCAGGCAAGTATCTGACCGACCGCTGGATGGTCGCTCTGTGGGGGCTGAGCGCGGCCTTCACCCTGGGGCAAACAGTGGTGAGCACCGGTCTCCAGGTGCTGCGAGCCTTCAAGCCTTTGGCGCTGGCCAACGGGGCGGCCTCCTTGGTGGCGGCCGGTGGAATCCTGCTGGTCATGCGCGGCCTTGGACCAGCCGGCGCCATCGTCGGGACGGCTGCGGGTCAGTTGCTGGAGCTGGCGGCCATGACCGCCATCCTGATGTCGATCACCGCGGCGAGACGGCGATCGGCGCCGCGCGAGGCCTAGGGGCGCGCGCCGCTCGTTCCGGGGGCGGCGCATGTCGCATGTCGATGTCGACGCCAAACAGCAGGATCAAGATCCCCAGCATGGCGTTGGCCGAGAAGTAGCTGCTCTCCATGAAATTGTGCACGAAGAAGATCATGGGGAAGACGCCCAGGAAGAGCGCGTGAGGCAGGGCGTCACGATATTCGGCGGTCGGATTTCTGAGGCTTTGGCGAATGAGGCCAAGTCCGCGGGCTATCCACCGGAGCAATAGAAGGAGCGCTCCGACCAGCCCTGGAGCGCCCACCGTGACCAACAGGTCGATGTAGCCGTTGTGGGATTGGTTGGTGTGGGTCTCGGCCGCGAACCAGAGGTCGGTCTGCAAGCTCGGTTGCACGGCGGGGTTCACGTCCCAGAAGGAGCCGAAACCTTGGCCTCTCATCGGATGTTCGACGAATTGGTTGAGGGCGAACATCCAGACCTCGGTGCGGCGCGTGAAGTTCACGCTGCGGAGCGGCGCCATCGGGTCCTGTCCGATGGCGTAGCTCCAGGCGAGCCACCCAAATCCCATCGCAAGGAGAGCCGCCACGCCGAACGCCGCCGCCGCCCAGATCGCGCCGGCCCGCAGGCGCAGGCAAGCCAGTAAAAGGGGCGTCGCGGCCAACGCCGACAGAGCGATGGCCAGGCTGGTCTTCGACTTGCTGGCGATCAGCAGCGCCAGACAGCCGGCGAACATCGCGCCCCAGAAGAGGCGCGTCTTCAGTGTCTCGCCAAACAGGATGTAGGGCGTGATCACCAGCGAGCTCAGCAGCATCACCGAGCCCAGAGTGTTCTTGTGATTATGAATGGCCGCCAGGCCGATGTCGGTCATCGACAGGCCGGGTAGGGCGATCCAAGAGATAAGATCGATGACGATCATGATGGCGCAGGCGGTCGCGAGAGCCGCATGCATGCGCCGAGGCTCGCGGAGGCCCGCCACCAGGGCGATGCTGACCACCACATTGATCAAATAGAGAATGAAACGGCGGTTCGAGACTGTCGGATCGATGGCCCAGCGCGTTGTGGCGCCGAACCAGACGAACAGCAGGAGCAGCGGCCAGACCCGAAGGCTAAGAGCCAGCACCTCGCTGCGTCGGAACCACATGATCGGCAGGGTCAATCCCAGCACGCCCAGCCAGATCATTCGGTTGAGCGGCGACATCGGCGAAGCGCCCGACAGCGCATCGACCGTGACCTCGTGAGTATAGGGCGCGACACCGATCATCATGTAGAGCAGCATCAGGACCAGCACGAAGCCCGACCATCGCGAGAGACGGTCATTCAGGCGCGCCGACGCGGCCGCGCGTTCTTCGCGGCGCAGAGCGCGCCAGGCCTCGAGCGTGGCGCCGGCGCGTCGCTCTTCAGCCATGGGCGTTTGCGCTTCCCAACCCAAGCCATCGGGCCAGGACATCCCGCAGTCCCAGCGCCAAGCCATAGAAGCCGCGCATATAGCGACGCCAGAGCCTGCGAGGCTCCTTGACCAGGCGGTAGAGCCACACGAAGCCCGAATGCTCCAGAACAGCGGGCGCGGGATCGGAATCGCCCGTCAGAACGTGCAACGAACTGCCGATGCAAAGACCCAGGCCCGTGCTGCGGCCGTCGGCGATGATGTGGCCGCACAGAAGCTCCGACTGGGGCGGCCCCATGGCGACGAAGATGAAGCGGGCGGGATTTGCGACGATGAAGGCGACCGTTTCGGCGATCGCGGCCGGATTGTGGATCATGCCCATCGGGGGCACGTGCTGGACAAGGTTCTTCAGGCCGTACTGCTGGCGCAGTTTGTCGGCCAGGGCCGGAGTGCCGCCGATCACGGAAAGCGGGGTGTCGGGGCCTATGACCCGCTCGAACAGCTCGCGGACCACATAGGCGCCCGGCGCGAAGCGCAGGCGAAGGCCGCCAAGCAGAGCGGTTCGGCCCACGACACGGCTGTCGTTGGTGCTGATCCAGGCGGCGTCGCTGATCGCGCGGAACCGAGGATCACGGCGCCGCAGATAGGCATGCTCGGCGTTGGGCGTGACGAAAGTCGTGAAGGGGGCTTGGGGCGACCGAGCCGCCAGGGCGTCGACGGTCTGTTCCACTGTCAGCGGCGTGAAGCGGAGGCCCGCGAAGCGCACCTCGGGCCAAGATTGGGGCGCGTCGGATACCGCCGTGGCGCTTTGGGAACCGGACATTAAGAGAGCCTGCCGCAGAGGGGCGTTATAGGAACAGCGCCGATTGGCGCCATACTTGAGTATGCGGGCTCCACCTTTACGTTCGGTTCCCGTTTTGAGGCAGTCTTGAAATCCGCTCACGCCATAAAGCGACTGATGGACATCGGCGTCTCCGCCGCGCTGCTGGCTCTTCTTGCGCCGCTGCTGCTGCTGGTCGCCGTTTTCGTCAAGCTGACCTCGAAGGGGCCGATCTTCTACGCCTGCCATTGGGTGGGGCAAGGCGAGCGATCCTTCACGGGATACAAGTTCCGCACGATGGTCTCCAACGCCGAGGCCATGGAGGCGGAGCTCCAGGACCGCAACGAAATGCGCGGTCCGGCCTTCAAGCTGACCAACGACCCGCGCGTCACGTCGATCGGCAAGGTGCTGCGCAAATACAGCCTGGATGAGCTGCCCCAGCTCTGGAGCGTGCTGATCGGAGATCTCAGCCTCGTAGGACCTCGCCCGCCGCGCGCTCACGAATACGCCCAGTTCACCGAGTTCCAGAAGCAGAAGCTGGCGGTCAAGCCTGGCATCACCTGTCTCTGGCAGGTCGAAGGGCGCCACCGGATCAATGACTACGACGACTGGGTCGAGCGCGATCTGGACTATATCCGTCGCTGGTCCCTGTGGCTGGACATCCAGATCCTGGCGCGGACGGCCGTCGTCGTCTTCCGAGGGACAGGCGTCTGATGTCCGATACGCCCATCGCCGTCAGCGTCGTGGTTCTGAGCTACGACCGTGTCCACCTGCTTGAGCGGACGCTCGTCAACTGCCTCAAGCCCGATGTGTCAAACGGCGTTCCGTTCGAGATCGTCGTTGTCGACAATCATCCCGATCGTTTGGCCCAGCCGCTGGTTTCGCGTCTGGCTGAAGGCGGCGCGCCGATCCGCTACTTCGCAGACGCCCGGCGTAACGTGTCGATTGTCCGCAACGTCGGCATCAAGGCCGCCTTGGGGCGCTACGTCGCCTTTATCGACGACGACGAGGCGCCGGACGCCAACTGGCTTTCCGAGCTGCACGCCTGCCTTGAGCGCACCGGCGCCGACGCCGCGTTCGGGCCCAAGTATCCCGTGTTCGAGGCCGGGCGGCCGCCAGCCTGGGATCCCGAGGGCTGGCGCTACACGCTGGACTATCGCGAACCGGCCGACACGCCGATCCATCTGTTCGGCCGTCTCCGTAAAAAGGGTAAGGGCCTCGGCAGCGGCAACGCCGCCTTCCGCATGGCCACGTGCTT encodes:
- a CDS encoding sugar transferase; the encoded protein is MDIGVSAALLALLAPLLLLVAVFVKLTSKGPIFYACHWVGQGERSFTGYKFRTMVSNAEAMEAELQDRNEMRGPAFKLTNDPRVTSIGKVLRKYSLDELPQLWSVLIGDLSLVGPRPPRAHEYAQFTEFQKQKLAVKPGITCLWQVEGRHRINDYDDWVERDLDYIRRWSLWLDIQILARTAVVVFRGTGV
- a CDS encoding WecB/TagA/CpsF family glycosyltransferase; the encoded protein is MSGSQSATAVSDAPQSWPEVRFAGLRFTPLTVEQTVDALAARSPQAPFTTFVTPNAEHAYLRRRDPRFRAISDAAWISTNDSRVVGRTALLGGLRLRFAPGAYVVRELFERVIGPDTPLSVIGGTPALADKLRQQYGLKNLVQHVPPMGMIHNPAAIAETVAFIVANPARFIFVAMGPPQSELLCGHIIADGRSTGLGLCIGSSLHVLTGDSDPAPAVLEHSGFVWLYRLVKEPRRLWRRYMRGFYGLALGLRDVLARWLGLGSANAHG
- a CDS encoding O-antigen ligase family protein is translated as MAEERRAGATLEAWRALRREERAAASARLNDRLSRWSGFVLVLMLLYMMIGVAPYTHEVTVDALSGASPMSPLNRMIWLGVLGLTLPIMWFRRSEVLALSLRVWPLLLLFVWFGATTRWAIDPTVSNRRFILYLINVVVSIALVAGLREPRRMHAALATACAIMIVIDLISWIALPGLSMTDIGLAAIHNHKNTLGSVMLLSSLVITPYILFGETLKTRLFWGAMFAGCLALLIASKSKTSLAIALSALAATPLLLACLRLRAGAIWAAAAFGVAALLAMGFGWLAWSYAIGQDPMAPLRSVNFTRRTEVWMFALNQFVEHPMRGQGFGSFWDVNPAVQPSLQTDLWFAAETHTNQSHNGYIDLLVTVGAPGLVGALLLLLRWIARGLGLIRQSLRNPTAEYRDALPHALFLGVFPMIFFVHNFMESSYFSANAMLGILILLFGVDIDMRHAPPPERAARAPRPRAAPIAVSPR
- a CDS encoding glycosyltransferase family 2 protein; its protein translation is MSDTPIAVSVVVLSYDRVHLLERTLVNCLKPDVSNGVPFEIVVVDNHPDRLAQPLVSRLAEGGAPIRYFADARRNVSIVRNVGIKAALGRYVAFIDDDEAPDANWLSELHACLERTGADAAFGPKYPVFEAGRPPAWDPEGWRYTLDYREPADTPIHLFGRLRKKGKGLGSGNAAFRMATCFDTPEPFAVAFGDANGEDTHLLFRLALAGKRFVWCPTAVVREFIETDRTKPSYMITRMKRGSQHYAASRVATSDRPGLTRIKVTLLGLAQIAVHAGLYLTSGEWLAGDRFDNRIGMAKGLGKLSYRAPIGFIDEKAA